Genomic segment of Osmia bicornis bicornis chromosome 2, iOsmBic2.1, whole genome shotgun sequence:
CTTCCTCTTTAACGTTTCAAATATGTCGAGAGAGCAAGAGAAGTTGCTTGGTACCATTCATGGTCTAACCTCCAAAGTTAttcaaagaaagaaagaagaagctTACAAAAGTATTTGCTCAAATATCGGGCAAAAGCAAAAGAAACCTAACGAAACCGAATCGAgtcaagaaaataaagaaactagTGAATCAAATCCAAACAGAAAGAATGAAGGTCCTGTAAGAATGCACTATGTCAGAGATGATCTTGATGACATCGATGACAATGATGTGGGCGAGAAAAAAAGACTTGCTTTCTTGGATCTTATGCTTGAATTATCGAGAAATGGCGCAGGACTGACCGACGAAGAAATCAAAGAGGAAGTTGATACCATAATGTTTGAGGTAATgaaatcattaatatttcattcaaaattaatatgtCGTTTTACAAAGTCTACCTGTACGTTCGCGATCAAATCAAGTTTccctaaaaaaagaaatagaggTACAAgggaaacaaaaattttttaaatcataattttaacgatattaatattaaaaatgatttagaaaatttagtatattattaagaaatatgtataataaataaatatcaattcacattttcccgcgtaaacgtttatacgCAAAGGGCAGAGGGGGGGGGATTACAGAcctatatattgtatatatgaGGCTCCTTTCGGTACATCGTCATTTTCCCCGGGGATGCCTATGGCTAAGTTCAAGAATCCAGGGCATCGCCATTTTTCCTGAGGTAGCTTGATTTGATCGCAAGTGtacttattttcttttctgtcaTTTTCAAAGAGcttcaaattaaatatacttttcaacatattttaaattattaatataatatattagaaaatttttggatacctcatttaaatactatatgttttaaaatttaacttcTGGTGCTCAAAAGgatcatatatttttatttaaaactgAATACTCTTCAATTTTACACTATTTTCAATGCAATAATTTATAAACGTTCGTCACAAATATACAGATTTGAACATTTGCTGCTCATGTTAGTGTACaatttttagtaaaaataGTATCACCTTAAACGTAACAAAAATATGCGTTTAACTTTaaacaaaaacaaattttttgcAGAGTAAAATATAAGATACTtacgaaaatatttataataatactgTATGTATTCTCCAGGGGCACGACACTACGGCTGCAGGTTCCAGCTTCGTTCTCTGTCTACTTGGAATTCATCAAGACATTCAAGTGAGTATGAAAAGAGGAAACACTTTTacaatttcttctattttttaactatacagatttattaatttaaatctaCTGATAATGCATACTTTGAATACTGTATGAGATGACCGTGCGAGAAATATacatcattaattatttcaacgtTGCTAAGTAAGCTATTAAATCACTGCGGTCCTTCGCTTTCTTAATTCCATTGAATACCATTCTTGTGCCTGGAATGAATTGCCTAGGGAACtctaaatattcatttaaattcTTCTCGTCCCATACAATGCCTTTGGTTCTCATCGACTCGGTGTAGTTGAATCCAGTAGCAGCTAAATTTATAATCtttcataaataaatcattcatTGAATGTAAGAGAAAGTACAGAGTAGAACATTAATTCTATCGATTTATGAAaggaatagaaaaaatattagttCGGCAAGCTAGACGATATCAAGATGAATGTttgattaatttcaaatattatctATGATAATAAAAAGTACGTTTAAATTAACAAggataattaagaaaaatggAATGTTATAAGAAAGGTatctttttgaaaaataaactgTATAGGTGCCATTTAAACGATTGTAAAAATATTgctataataaaaattcctttGAAAAACATTTGCATAACCTGTATAGCTCTACATAAAATgaagattaaaagaaaaacttgCATAAATGATGTACACCATTTTTTGTAATGGaactatttaaaaat
This window contains:
- the LOC114876111 gene encoding cytochrome c, testis-specific-like; translated protein: MGDAENGKQLFVKMCAVCHPISKDGKHKVGPNLQGIMGRTAGTATGFNYTESMRTKGIVWDEKNLNEYLEFPRQFIPGTRMVFNGIKKAKDRSDLIAYLATLK